A region from the Branchiostoma floridae strain S238N-H82 chromosome 9, Bfl_VNyyK, whole genome shotgun sequence genome encodes:
- the LOC118422984 gene encoding coadhesin-like, whose protein sequence is MGHQAPMRHQAREGTLTLSSPMQSIFNVKDKVKVYNGATGRSFHFPCPTDTGCPLSTDPNDGGQEQIVLDLEVDGDWSNWSPWSDCSVTCGNGTKSRDRSCTDPAPKNGGAECDGDPEQTKGCNSEVSCPEPGMSASANCSNGDMELAIPINELKKVKLDNLHWSDHDEDNCRAKKKGTNYIFHTDLYDCGTQANFTQKYVTFQNSIILDSQPENNGVISRKESSVRITSICKYKRQEWVESTFKPIPGGLNLTEEGFGQLEVRLSMFPTNQYHSPYRASQYPIHLRMLQHIYMQLEVQGHGHRLSVLALNCKATMSSRPDDTPQYQLIRDGCPSDKTLQIYNITDNSKERFSFEAFHFINEWEEVYVHCEVLVCDGTDSGSRCAQV, encoded by the exons ATGGGCCATCAGGcgcctatgcgccatcaggcgcgggaaggaactttgactttgagtaGCCCCATGCAGAGCATTTTCAATGTGAAGGACAAA GTTAAAGTCTACAACGGAGCTACTGGGCGCAGCTTCCATTTCCCCTGTCCCACCGATACCGGTTGCCCGTTATCTACTGACCCCAATGATGGGGGTCAGGAACAGATCGTCTTAGATCTCGAGG ttgatggcgacTGGTCTAACTGGAGcccatggtctgactgcagcgtgacgtgtggaaaTGGTACCAAGagtcgggaccgaagctgcaccgaTCCGGCACCAAAGAACGGCGGagcggagtgtgatggagatcCTGAGCAGACAAAGGGATGCAACTCGGAagtttcctgtccag AACCTGGCATGTCAG CTTCTGCCAACTGCAGCAATGGCGACATGGAGCTGGCAATTCCCATTAATGAGCTGAAGAAAGTCAAACTGGACAACCTTCACTGGTCTGATCACGACGAGGACAATTGTCGTGCCAAAAAGAAAGGAACCAACTACATTTTTCACACAGACCTCTACGACTGTGGAACTCAG gcaaattttacccAGAAGTACGTCACATTCCAAAACAGCATTATTCTAGATTCCCAACCGGAAAATAATGGTGTCATCAGCAGGAAAGAGAGCAGCGTTAGGATCACATCCAT ATGCAAGTACAAGCGCCAGGAGTGGGTGGAATCCACCTTCAAGCCTATCCCGGGTGGACTGAACTTAACGGAGGAGGGGTTCGGGCAGCTGGAGGTCCGTCTCTCCATGTTTCCCACAAATCAGTACCACAGTCCATACCGGGCTAGCCAGTACCCCATCCACCTCAGGATGCTGCAGCACATCTACATGCAGCTGGAGGTACAGGGGCACGGGCATAGACTCTCCGTGTTGGCGCTGAACTGTAAGGCTACAATGTCATCTCGACCCGACGACACTCCGCAGTATCAACTCATCAGGGACGG CTGTCCTTCTGACAAAACCCTGCAAATCTACAACATAACCGACAACAGCAAGGAACGCTTTAGCTTTGAAGCTTTTCACTTCATCAATGAGTGGGAGGAGGTGTACGTGCACTGTGAGGTGTTGGTCTGTGACGGCACTGATTCTGGGTCCCGCTGTGCACAG GTCTAG